One genomic segment of Stenotrophomonas sp. 704A1 includes these proteins:
- a CDS encoding rhodanese-like domain-containing protein, with the protein MNYEELLAFAGRNPMLSAALVGLTVALIVTEIRRLFRGFKGIKPAELTQLINAGGTVVVDLSPSGDFEKGHIAGSRNAQASAFGPEHKLVANARQAPVVLVCRSGNASETAAKALKKAGFEKVFVLDGGIPAWQQADLPLVKGRN; encoded by the coding sequence GTGAATTACGAAGAGTTGCTGGCCTTCGCAGGCCGAAACCCGATGCTGTCTGCGGCCCTGGTCGGCCTGACCGTGGCCCTCATCGTCACCGAAATCCGCCGCCTGTTCCGGGGCTTCAAGGGCATCAAGCCGGCCGAACTGACCCAGCTGATCAACGCGGGCGGCACGGTGGTGGTCGATCTGTCGCCCAGCGGTGACTTCGAAAAGGGCCACATCGCCGGCAGCCGCAATGCCCAGGCCAGCGCGTTCGGGCCGGAACACAAGCTGGTGGCCAACGCCAGGCAGGCCCCGGTGGTACTGGTGTGCCGCAGCGGCAACGCGTCGGAGACCGCCGCCAAGGCGCTGAAGAAGGCCGGTTTCGAAAAGGTCTTCGTGCTCGACGGTGGCATCCCGGCGTGGCAGCAGGCCGACCTGCCGCTGGTCAAGGGCCGCAACTGA
- a CDS encoding uroporphyrinogen-III C-methyltransferase: MNDALPPAPSRRPPRWLLPLAVLAVLGAGGYAGWRYWQQQQSDQQAQAQTTAVQLKGLEATVEALRRDQRATSQRLQDAAATNRVLRDEMLGLSQRSALLEENLARLADSANQGRQAVQRDEAELLLTQAAQRLAFADDVDGARRLYAQAAAALAELPDSDGLNLRQALVQERDALDALGAGPRAHALQRLDALDKALQGLPAQIAQAPAATARPWWQAALAPFVDITPSRLNGPLTAAERTTLDTALQLELTLARAAIERGDGSGRDAALNRIDHWAQRRWPDSPDLRAQRAELDALRKLPLHADNTVLGSTLQQLRTQTDRR; encoded by the coding sequence ATGAACGATGCCCTGCCCCCTGCCCCGTCCCGTCGACCGCCGCGTTGGCTGCTGCCGCTTGCCGTGCTTGCGGTGCTGGGCGCGGGCGGCTACGCCGGCTGGCGCTACTGGCAGCAACAGCAGAGCGACCAGCAGGCCCAGGCGCAGACCACGGCGGTGCAGCTGAAGGGACTGGAGGCCACGGTGGAGGCACTGCGCCGGGACCAGCGCGCCACCAGCCAGCGGCTGCAGGATGCGGCGGCCACCAACCGGGTGCTGCGCGATGAAATGCTGGGCCTGTCGCAGCGCAGCGCCCTGCTCGAGGAGAATCTCGCCAGATTGGCCGACAGCGCCAACCAGGGCCGCCAGGCCGTGCAGCGTGATGAGGCCGAGCTGCTGCTGACCCAGGCAGCGCAACGGTTGGCCTTCGCCGACGACGTGGACGGCGCGCGCCGCCTGTATGCACAGGCCGCCGCGGCGCTGGCCGAGCTGCCCGACAGCGACGGCCTGAACCTGCGCCAGGCGCTGGTGCAGGAGCGCGATGCGCTGGATGCGCTGGGCGCCGGCCCGCGGGCGCACGCGCTGCAGCGCCTGGATGCGCTGGACAAGGCACTGCAGGGGCTGCCCGCGCAGATCGCGCAGGCGCCGGCGGCCACGGCCAGGCCGTGGTGGCAGGCTGCGCTGGCGCCGTTCGTGGATATCACCCCGAGCCGCCTGAACGGTCCACTGACCGCTGCCGAGCGCACCACCCTCGACACCGCGTTGCAGCTGGAACTGACCCTGGCCCGCGCGGCGATCGAGCGCGGCGATGGCAGTGGGCGTGACGCCGCGCTGAACCGCATCGACCACTGGGCGCAGCGGCGCTGGCCGGATTCACCGGACCTGCGCGCACAACGTGCTGAACTCGATGCCCTGCGCAAGCTGCCGCTGCACGCCGACAACACGGTGCTCGGCAGCACCCTGCAACAACTGCGTACCCAGACCGACCGGAGGTAA
- a CDS encoding heme biosynthesis HemY N-terminal domain-containing protein encodes MKPLQSLVVLLLAVAIGVVAAQWLGTDDLNRYGEVTLRYAGYDYHSNLPKVALLTVIGVLVLWLLWSLIAAPFRAWGRYRRKQGRVRLIDGLQAYEHGQWQRAEKLLDGAAKDTEVSAVALANAVRSAQARADVAGGEALLQRLGESDATLHALLRAEQLLANDLPVDAINALDVAAIQPLPPRGLWLRTEALARAGRAHEAYGQLGALRQSKVLPADSSSELEARLAAQALLEAADVNALAAQWEATPKALRPTPDVVAAYATRAVALDWDEPALLALEQALDHRWDDELVALYGRLPVERLATRQANLQRWRNVHDDSAALRLAQGRVALAQQQWDAADAFLHEAIAAGAGAPAWEALGEAFAQRGEPALAAQCLANALRLQRGEDSVALVRGTDAPLRATVEEQLTAPQPPVYDANEERDAFGNPRLP; translated from the coding sequence ATGAAACCCCTGCAATCCCTGGTCGTGCTGTTGCTGGCCGTGGCCATCGGCGTGGTTGCCGCGCAATGGCTCGGCACCGATGACCTGAACCGCTACGGCGAAGTGACCCTGCGTTATGCCGGCTATGACTATCACAGCAACCTGCCCAAGGTGGCGCTGCTGACGGTGATCGGCGTGCTGGTGCTGTGGCTGCTGTGGAGCCTGATCGCCGCCCCGTTCCGTGCCTGGGGCCGGTACCGCCGCAAGCAGGGCCGGGTGCGCCTGATCGACGGTCTGCAGGCCTACGAGCATGGCCAGTGGCAGCGAGCGGAGAAGCTGCTGGACGGTGCCGCCAAGGATACGGAAGTCAGCGCAGTGGCCCTGGCCAACGCGGTGCGCAGCGCACAGGCGCGCGCCGACGTCGCCGGTGGCGAGGCGCTGCTGCAGCGGCTGGGCGAAAGCGATGCGACCCTGCATGCGCTGCTTCGCGCCGAACAGCTGCTGGCCAACGACCTGCCGGTGGATGCGATCAACGCGCTGGACGTGGCCGCGATCCAACCGCTGCCGCCGCGCGGTCTGTGGCTGCGCACCGAAGCCCTGGCGCGCGCCGGCCGCGCGCATGAGGCGTACGGCCAGCTGGGCGCGCTGCGCCAGAGCAAAGTGCTGCCGGCCGATTCCAGCAGCGAGCTGGAAGCCCGGCTGGCCGCGCAGGCGCTGCTGGAAGCTGCCGACGTCAACGCCTTGGCCGCACAGTGGGAAGCCACGCCGAAGGCACTGCGTCCGACCCCGGACGTGGTGGCCGCCTACGCGACCCGCGCGGTCGCCCTGGACTGGGACGAACCGGCGTTGCTGGCGCTCGAGCAGGCGCTCGACCACCGCTGGGACGACGAACTGGTGGCGCTGTATGGGCGGCTGCCGGTCGAGCGGCTGGCGACCCGCCAGGCCAATCTGCAGCGCTGGCGCAACGTGCACGATGATTCGGCGGCACTGCGTCTGGCGCAGGGCCGTGTCGCACTGGCACAACAGCAGTGGGATGCCGCCGACGCCTTCCTGCATGAGGCCATTGCTGCCGGCGCCGGTGCACCGGCGTGGGAAGCGCTCGGCGAAGCCTTCGCGCAGCGCGGCGAGCCCGCGCTGGCCGCGCAGTGCCTGGCCAATGCGCTGCGCCTGCAGCGTGGCGAAGACAGCGTCGCACTGGTGCGCGGCACCGATGCGCCGCTGCGCGCCACGGTGGAGGAGCAGCTGACCGCGCCGCAGCCGCCGGTGTACGACGCCAACGAAGAGCGCGACGCGTTCGGCAACCCGCGGTTGCCGTGA
- a CDS encoding YybH family protein — MRAVGLTVIACCALLLARPALAHDAEGAKPAPPLPAASLPAPLERVLRDYEQAWRKGDATALAALFAADGFILQSNRPPLRGRSAIEAAYAGQGGSPLRLRALAYSAEGHTGYIIGAYSYGDNVGDTGKFTLTLKRADGGPWLIFSDMDNSNAPPRAR; from the coding sequence ATGCGCGCTGTTGGACTCACCGTGATCGCCTGTTGTGCCCTGCTGCTGGCAAGGCCGGCCCTCGCCCACGATGCGGAAGGCGCGAAGCCGGCGCCGCCGCTTCCCGCTGCATCCCTGCCGGCGCCGCTGGAGCGCGTGCTCCGCGACTACGAGCAGGCGTGGCGCAAGGGTGACGCCACGGCGCTCGCCGCGTTGTTCGCAGCCGATGGCTTCATCCTGCAGAGCAACCGGCCACCGCTACGCGGCCGCAGCGCGATCGAGGCGGCGTATGCCGGACAGGGTGGCAGCCCGCTGCGGCTGCGGGCTCTGGCCTACTCGGCGGAGGGGCACACCGGCTACATCATTGGTGCGTACAGCTACGGCGACAACGTGGGCGACACCGGCAAGTTCACGCTGACACTGAAGCGCGCCGACGGTGGGCCGTGGTTGATCTTCTCGGACATGGACAACAGCAACGCACCGCCGCGGGCGCGGTGA
- a CDS encoding OmpO family porin — protein sequence MKNSLLALGLLAALPFAASAADGLSYNYVEGGYVNTDAKGGDADGWGVKGSVAVHPNFHIFGDYSAQETDTFKNDVDQWRIGAGYNYGIAPNTDLVARVAYQKFDMKHGLDFNGYSTEVGVRTAFNPYLEGYALAGYEDYSKKHGINPDGEFYGRVGATAKFNQNWGVSGEVKLAKAGDREWFVGPRFSW from the coding sequence ATCAAGAATTCGCTGCTTGCCCTGGGTCTGCTGGCTGCCCTGCCGTTCGCGGCATCGGCGGCAGATGGCCTGTCGTACAACTACGTTGAAGGCGGCTATGTGAACACCGATGCCAAGGGCGGCGACGCCGACGGCTGGGGCGTGAAGGGCTCGGTCGCCGTGCACCCGAACTTCCACATCTTCGGCGACTACAGCGCGCAGGAGACCGACACGTTCAAGAACGATGTCGACCAGTGGCGCATCGGTGCCGGCTACAACTACGGCATCGCACCCAACACCGATCTGGTGGCGCGCGTGGCGTACCAGAAGTTCGACATGAAGCACGGCCTGGACTTCAACGGCTACTCCACCGAAGTCGGCGTGCGCACCGCGTTCAACCCGTACCTGGAGGGCTACGCCCTGGCCGGTTACGAGGATTACAGCAAGAAGCACGGCATCAACCCGGACGGCGAGTTCTACGGCCGCGTCGGCGCCACCGCCAAGTTCAACCAGAACTGGGGCGTGAGTGGCGAAGTGAAGCTGGCCAAGGCCGGCGACCGCGAGTGGTTCGTGGGCCCGCGTTTCAGCTGGTAA
- a CDS encoding YiiD C-terminal domain-containing protein — MAVDALTSSLAALQDVLDCMPAVRAMQIRLDGYADGVLRITAPLAANVNDKGNAFGGSLASVLTLSGWALVSLRLRLAGHDAEVYVADSNLRYLAPVYEDLHAHAEAAESSAWDTFLATFRQRGKARISIVARQPAADGKAAAEFSGRFVAFAKG; from the coding sequence ATGGCTGTTGATGCCCTGACCTCTTCGTTGGCCGCCCTGCAGGACGTGCTGGACTGCATGCCCGCGGTCCGCGCGATGCAGATCCGCCTGGATGGCTATGCCGATGGCGTGCTGCGCATCACCGCGCCGCTGGCCGCCAACGTCAACGACAAGGGCAATGCCTTCGGTGGCAGCCTGGCCTCGGTGCTGACCCTGTCCGGCTGGGCGCTGGTCAGCCTGCGTCTGCGCCTGGCCGGCCACGACGCCGAGGTCTATGTGGCCGACAGCAATCTGCGCTACCTGGCCCCGGTCTACGAGGACCTGCATGCCCACGCCGAGGCGGCCGAAAGCAGCGCGTGGGACACCTTCCTGGCCACCTTCCGCCAGCGTGGCAAGGCCCGCATCAGCATCGTGGCCCGCCAGCCGGCGGCCGATGGCAAGGCCGCCGCCGAATTCAGCGGTCGCTTCGTTGCCTTCGCCAAAGGGTAG
- a CDS encoding acetyl-CoA C-acetyltransferase: MPGISMPNARPVAILGGVRIPFCRQNTAYSDVGNLGMSVRTLGALVERFGLHGQQLGEVAMGAVIKHSSDWNLGREATLSSGLSPLTPGITLQRACGTSLDSIITVANKIALGQIESGIGGGSDTTSDVPIVYGKKLRARLLAANRAKSTGDKIRALTAGFKFAELKPEFPGVAEPRTGKSMGDHCEDMAKEWNISRDSQDEWAVSSHRKLAAAYERGFFNDLIAPFRGVERDNILRPDTSLEKLATLKPAFDKVSGRGTLTAANSTPLTDGAAAVLLASEEWARAHGHEPQAYLRDAHVSAVDFVHGEGLLMAPTVAVPEMLKRNGLTLQDFDIYEIHEAFAAQVLCTLRAWESEDYCRNRLGLDAPMGRIDPDKINLLGSSLATGHPFAATGARVIATAAKQLAERGGGRALVSICTAGGMGVVAIVER, encoded by the coding sequence ATGCCAGGTATCTCCATGCCCAACGCTCGTCCCGTCGCCATCCTCGGTGGCGTCCGCATTCCGTTCTGCCGCCAGAACACCGCGTATTCGGATGTCGGCAACCTCGGCATGTCGGTGCGGACACTGGGCGCACTGGTCGAGCGCTTCGGCCTGCATGGCCAGCAGCTGGGCGAAGTGGCGATGGGTGCGGTCATCAAGCACTCCAGCGACTGGAACCTGGGCCGCGAAGCCACGCTGTCCTCCGGCCTGTCGCCGCTGACCCCGGGCATCACCCTGCAGCGCGCGTGTGGCACCTCGCTGGACAGCATCATCACCGTGGCCAACAAGATTGCGCTGGGCCAGATCGAATCGGGCATCGGCGGCGGCTCGGACACCACCTCCGACGTGCCGATCGTGTATGGCAAGAAGCTGCGCGCGCGCCTGCTGGCGGCCAACCGCGCCAAGAGCACCGGCGACAAGATCCGCGCGCTCACCGCCGGCTTCAAGTTCGCCGAGCTCAAGCCGGAATTCCCAGGCGTGGCCGAGCCGCGCACCGGCAAGAGCATGGGCGACCACTGCGAGGACATGGCCAAGGAATGGAACATCTCCCGTGATTCGCAGGACGAATGGGCGGTGTCGTCGCACAGGAAGCTGGCCGCCGCCTACGAGCGCGGCTTCTTCAACGACCTGATCGCACCGTTCCGCGGCGTCGAGCGCGACAACATCCTGCGTCCGGATACCTCGCTGGAAAAGCTGGCCACGCTGAAGCCTGCCTTCGACAAGGTCTCCGGCCGCGGCACGCTGACCGCCGCCAACTCCACGCCGCTGACCGACGGTGCCGCTGCGGTGCTGCTGGCCAGCGAAGAGTGGGCGCGTGCGCACGGCCATGAGCCGCAGGCCTACCTGCGCGACGCGCACGTGTCGGCGGTGGACTTCGTGCATGGCGAAGGCCTGTTGATGGCACCGACCGTCGCCGTGCCGGAGATGCTCAAGCGCAACGGCCTGACCCTGCAGGACTTCGACATCTACGAGATCCACGAAGCCTTCGCCGCGCAGGTGCTGTGCACCCTGCGTGCCTGGGAGAGCGAGGATTACTGCCGCAACCGTCTGGGCCTGGACGCGCCGATGGGGCGCATCGACCCGGACAAGATCAACCTGCTGGGTTCGTCGCTGGCCACCGGCCACCCGTTCGCCGCCACCGGCGCCCGCGTGATCGCCACGGCGGCCAAGCAGCTGGCCGAACGCGGCGGCGGCCGCGCGCTGGTATCGATCTGCACCGCCGGCGGCATGGGCGTGGTGGCGATCGTCGAACGCTGA
- a CDS encoding NAD(P)H-dependent glycerol-3-phosphate dehydrogenase: MSTTADKIAVLGAGSWGTALATLLARHGRQTVLWGRDAAVVDAIDQRHENPRYLPGIPLPESLRATTDLASAVEGAAWILVVTPSHAFNETVRALAPLRPAGAGVAWATKGFQPGSGRFLHEVAREILGDDVPLAVVTGPSFAKEVTLGLPTAITVHGDVPEFAQTVAEAMHGPAFRAYTGDDMVGAELGGAMKNVLAVATGVADGMQLGLNARAGLITRGLNEMLRLAAAIGAKPETLMGLAGLGDLVLTCTGDLSRNRRLGLALGRGQSLQDAVREIGQVVESVQTADEVMRQARRHGIDLPISDRVRAVLHGEQTPEEGLRALLAREQKPEYPDTLFK, encoded by the coding sequence ATGAGCACTACCGCTGACAAGATCGCCGTGCTCGGCGCCGGTTCCTGGGGAACCGCGCTGGCCACGCTGCTCGCCCGGCACGGTCGCCAGACCGTGCTGTGGGGGCGCGATGCCGCCGTGGTCGACGCCATCGATCAGCGCCACGAGAACCCGCGTTACCTGCCGGGCATACCGCTGCCCGAATCGCTGCGGGCCACTACCGACCTCGCGTCGGCAGTGGAAGGCGCGGCCTGGATCCTGGTGGTGACGCCCTCGCACGCGTTCAATGAAACCGTGCGCGCGCTGGCGCCACTGCGCCCGGCCGGCGCTGGCGTGGCCTGGGCCACCAAGGGCTTCCAGCCCGGTTCCGGTCGCTTCCTGCATGAAGTGGCGCGCGAGATCCTGGGTGACGATGTGCCGCTGGCCGTGGTCACCGGGCCCTCGTTCGCCAAGGAAGTCACGCTGGGCCTGCCGACGGCGATCACCGTGCATGGCGACGTGCCCGAGTTCGCGCAGACGGTGGCCGAAGCGATGCACGGCCCGGCGTTCCGCGCCTACACCGGCGACGACATGGTCGGCGCCGAGCTGGGCGGTGCGATGAAGAACGTGCTGGCGGTCGCCACCGGCGTCGCCGATGGCATGCAGCTGGGCCTCAACGCCCGCGCTGGCCTGATCACCCGCGGCCTCAACGAGATGCTGCGCCTGGCCGCTGCGATCGGCGCCAAGCCGGAAACGCTGATGGGCCTGGCCGGCCTGGGTGATCTGGTGCTGACCTGCACCGGCGACCTGTCGCGCAACCGCCGCCTGGGCCTGGCCCTGGGCCGTGGCCAGTCGCTGCAGGATGCCGTGCGCGAAATCGGCCAGGTAGTCGAGTCGGTGCAGACCGCCGACGAAGTGATGCGACAGGCGCGCCGTCATGGCATCGACCTGCCGATCTCTGACCGCGTGCGCGCCGTGCTGCACGGTGAGCAGACCCCGGAAGAAGGCCTGCGTGCACTGCTGGCACGCGAACAGAAGCCGGAGTACCCGGACACGCTGTTCAAGTGA
- a CDS encoding uroporphyrinogen-III synthase: MTAMANHTIPTGWTLISLRPQGQHAALRRAVAELGGTTVALSPWRLQRAQGSAARQHLLQALDADRVIFTSPAAVAAAASLLPLAAAQRSPWLTVGEGTARALRAEGVDQVHAPQRMDSEGLLALPVLAGVQGLRIGLVTAPGGRGLIAAELDAAGARVIRADVYRRVPLRLSRRTLARLAHSAAPWLLAVSSGEALQRFWQQLPAAWQHRMATEATAVVASDRLGAQAQALGLGRVVRSAGPGNAQLIAAAHATLTGPAAT, from the coding sequence ATGACGGCAATGGCCAACCATACGATACCCACTGGCTGGACCCTGATCTCGCTGCGCCCGCAGGGGCAGCACGCGGCATTGCGCCGCGCGGTCGCTGAACTGGGCGGTACCACCGTCGCGCTGTCGCCCTGGCGGCTGCAGCGGGCGCAGGGCAGCGCCGCACGCCAGCATCTGCTGCAGGCACTGGACGCTGACCGGGTGATATTCACCAGCCCGGCGGCCGTGGCCGCGGCGGCCAGCCTGCTGCCGCTGGCCGCGGCGCAGCGCAGCCCCTGGCTGACCGTGGGCGAAGGCACGGCCCGCGCGCTGCGGGCCGAGGGCGTGGACCAGGTGCATGCGCCGCAGCGGATGGACAGTGAAGGGTTGTTGGCGCTGCCGGTGCTTGCAGGCGTGCAGGGCCTGCGAATCGGACTGGTGACCGCCCCCGGCGGCCGTGGCCTGATCGCCGCTGAACTGGACGCTGCCGGCGCGCGGGTCATCCGCGCAGATGTCTATCGACGGGTGCCCCTGCGTTTGTCGCGCCGCACCTTGGCGCGTTTGGCCCATTCCGCCGCGCCGTGGCTGTTGGCTGTCAGCAGTGGCGAGGCCTTGCAGCGGTTCTGGCAACAGCTGCCGGCAGCGTGGCAGCACCGCATGGCGACGGAGGCGACCGCCGTGGTCGCCAGCGACCGTCTGGGCGCCCAGGCGCAGGCGCTGGGCCTGGGCCGCGTGGTGCGCAGCGCCGGCCCGGGCAACGCCCAGCTGATCGCCGCTGCACACGCCACGCTCACCGGCCCCGCAGCGACCTGA
- a CDS encoding Dyp-type peroxidase, which translates to MNSQPAPITALNHTLDNEPQQITAPLTHSAAFLVLTVKDDAASLAKVREVLGSTDDLIKNTAIRDIERTFTCNVAIGHRVWQSLVGSTPPRELAPFREIKGATHTAVSTPGDLLYHIRARTQDLIVAFERNLLMAFGDAVETVDEVAGFRYFDGRDLLDFVDGTANPEGLALPEATIVGEEDPAHAGGSYVVVQKYLHNLDAWRAQKTEAQEAIIGRTKHDNIELDDAPADAQKSHKTLCTIEDADGEHEILRDNMPFANPGRGEYGTYFIGYTRRLWVIEQMLERMFIGNPAPLHDRILDFSTATTGVTFFAPARKVLADLGG; encoded by the coding sequence GTGAACTCCCAGCCCGCACCTATCACCGCGCTCAACCACACGCTCGACAACGAACCGCAGCAGATCACCGCGCCGTTGACCCATTCGGCGGCGTTCCTGGTGTTGACGGTGAAGGACGATGCGGCATCGCTGGCGAAGGTGCGCGAGGTGCTGGGCAGTACCGACGACCTGATCAAGAACACCGCCATCCGCGACATCGAGCGCACCTTCACCTGCAACGTGGCCATCGGCCACCGCGTCTGGCAATCGCTGGTCGGCAGCACGCCGCCGCGCGAGCTGGCCCCGTTCCGCGAGATCAAGGGCGCGACCCACACCGCCGTGTCCACGCCCGGTGACCTGCTGTACCACATCCGTGCACGCACCCAGGATCTGATCGTGGCGTTCGAGCGTAACCTGCTGATGGCCTTTGGCGATGCGGTGGAGACGGTCGATGAGGTGGCCGGCTTCCGCTACTTCGATGGCCGCGACCTGCTCGACTTCGTCGATGGCACCGCCAACCCGGAAGGACTGGCGCTGCCGGAAGCCACGATCGTGGGCGAGGAAGATCCCGCGCATGCCGGCGGCAGCTACGTGGTGGTGCAGAAGTACCTGCACAACCTCGACGCGTGGCGCGCGCAGAAGACCGAGGCGCAGGAGGCGATCATCGGCCGGACCAAGCACGACAACATCGAGCTGGATGATGCGCCGGCCGATGCGCAGAAATCGCACAAGACCCTGTGCACCATCGAAGACGCCGACGGCGAGCACGAGATCCTGCGCGACAACATGCCGTTCGCCAATCCGGGCCGTGGTGAGTACGGCACCTACTTCATCGGCTACACCCGCCGCCTGTGGGTGATCGAGCAGATGCTCGAGCGCATGTTCATCGGCAATCCCGCGCCGCTGCACGACCGCATCCTCGATTTCTCCACCGCCACCACCGGCGTGACTTTCTTCGCGCCTGCGCGCAAGGTGCTGGCCGACCTGGGC
- the secB gene encoding protein-export chaperone SecB: MSEETTNGAVAPADAATGPAFTVEKIYVKDVSFESPNAPTIFNDQVQPELQLNLNQQVQRLGENAFEVVLAVTLTCQAGERTAYVAEVKQAGVFGLVGLDPQSIDVLLGTQCPNILFPYVRQLVSDLIQAGGFPPFFLQPINFEGLYAETLRQRQEQGDAPSLADSEPAGNA; the protein is encoded by the coding sequence ATGTCCGAAGAGACCACCAACGGCGCCGTTGCGCCGGCCGATGCCGCCACCGGCCCCGCGTTCACCGTCGAGAAGATCTACGTCAAGGACGTTTCCTTCGAGTCGCCGAATGCACCGACCATCTTCAACGACCAGGTGCAGCCGGAGCTGCAGCTGAACCTGAACCAGCAGGTCCAGCGCCTGGGCGAGAACGCCTTCGAAGTCGTGCTGGCCGTGACCCTGACCTGCCAGGCCGGTGAGCGCACCGCCTACGTGGCCGAAGTGAAGCAGGCCGGCGTGTTCGGTCTGGTCGGCCTGGACCCGCAGTCCATCGACGTGCTGCTCGGCACCCAGTGCCCGAACATCCTGTTCCCGTACGTGCGCCAGCTGGTCAGCGACCTGATCCAGGCCGGCGGCTTCCCGCCGTTCTTCCTGCAGCCGATCAACTTCGAAGGCCTGTACGCAGAGACCCTGCGCCAGCGCCAGGAGCAGGGCGACGCACCGTCGCTGGCTGACTCCGAGCCGGCTGGCAACGCCTGA